The following proteins are co-located in the Methanobrevibacter sp. TMH8 genome:
- a CDS encoding 4Fe-4S binding protein: MIIIEVSTKKCTKPLREVEVDYEIDNSKCEICKDKPCLEACPVEAIYIDSENDLTKINEKCFGCVLCRKACPYDAINIETKLADPIRENIPNINSKLCRACGACVSSCKTGAIHLTSSGSEEVHSEIDEDKCVRCGYCFRSCPTDAIKYGEILPRTVSGGRAIVVNQKDCIGCMTCTRICPSRGAINIGKTSKLPYIDPSYCARCEECMEVCPSSAIKYSSRKKAYESFNKIRSLEIASSIIDKDIKKLSNDISKIDSLLANLVGVLSSNTENQFEINVTDRITKELDNTTSSDIVVVEMKDLVEYFPPIRKIKVFEYSCIGCGECISVCPVNAIWLEAPSPIHIDEKCVFCGKCVPRCPVTAIELIEDFFEIRDDDIYFIRRNITDVRDGEFEIHKNLCQACGVCVNQCPVDALTLKNDEIYVNQDLCISCRECEALCPVNAIKIDLNNE, from the coding sequence ATGATTATTATCGAGGTTTCTACTAAAAAATGCACTAAACCTTTAAGAGAGGTTGAAGTCGATTATGAAATTGACAATAGTAAGTGCGAGATATGCAAAGACAAACCTTGTCTTGAAGCTTGTCCAGTAGAAGCTATCTACATAGATTCTGAAAATGACCTTACTAAGATTAATGAGAAATGTTTTGGATGTGTTTTATGTAGAAAAGCTTGTCCTTATGATGCAATAAATATAGAAACAAAATTAGCTGACCCAATTAGAGAGAATATTCCTAATATTAATTCTAAACTTTGTAGGGCATGTGGGGCTTGTGTTTCTTCTTGTAAAACTGGAGCTATTCATTTAACTTCTTCTGGAAGTGAAGAAGTTCATAGTGAAATAGATGAAGATAAATGTGTTAGATGTGGATATTGTTTTAGATCTTGTCCTACTGATGCAATTAAATATGGAGAAATTCTTCCAAGAACAGTTTCTGGTGGAAGAGCAATTGTTGTGAACCAAAAAGATTGTATTGGATGTATGACCTGTACAAGAATATGTCCTTCTCGTGGAGCAATAAATATAGGTAAAACAAGTAAATTACCATATATTGATCCCTCATATTGTGCTAGGTGTGAAGAATGTATGGAAGTTTGTCCTTCCTCAGCTATTAAATATTCTTCCCGTAAAAAAGCTTATGAATCCTTTAACAAAATTAGATCATTGGAAATAGCTTCTAGTATTATTGATAAAGACATTAAAAAATTATCTAATGATATTTCTAAAATCGATTCTTTATTAGCTAATTTAGTTGGTGTTTTATCTTCTAATACAGAAAATCAATTTGAAATTAATGTAACTGATAGAATCACTAAAGAATTAGATAATACTACTTCATCTGATATTGTTGTAGTTGAAATGAAAGACTTAGTGGAATATTTCCCACCAATTCGTAAAATTAAGGTTTTTGAATATTCTTGTATTGGATGTGGTGAATGTATTAGTGTTTGTCCAGTAAATGCTATTTGGCTCGAAGCTCCTTCTCCAATTCACATTGATGAAAAATGTGTTTTCTGTGGAAAATGTGTTCCAAGATGTCCTGTAACAGCTATTGAATTAATCGAAGACTTCTTTGAAATTCGTGATGATGATATTTACTTTATTAGAAGAAATATTACTGATGTTAGGGATGGTGAATTTGAGATTCATAAGAATCTATGTCAAGCCTGTGGAGTTTGTGTAAACCAATGTCCTGTAGATGCATTAACTTTAAAAAATGATGAAATCTATGTAAATCAAGATTTATGTATTTCTTGTAGAGAATGTGAAGCATTATGTCCAGTTAATGCTATAAAAATAGATTTAAATAATGAATAA